The Triplophysa rosa linkage group LG25, Trosa_1v2, whole genome shotgun sequence genome window below encodes:
- the LOC130548942 gene encoding complement factor D-like isoform X2 produces the protein MIIISLLLLGSLLPHLSFTASVKVGIVNGDKLWPSHSRPYMVSVQKKGKHVCSGFLISDQFAMTAAHCKTKGKLTVVAGTDNLIRRKEHVRIRVMSYYKHKPDLMVLELNERVKLNKKIKTIPIPTGQEKIKVGTMCSVAGWGELTHYGPIRLNLQEANVMIMSDEVCQRQWGKKYNASQMMGIQEVLWFVATLQ, from the exons ATGATCATCATCTCTCTGCTCCTGTTGGGCTCTCTCCTGCCACACCTGAGCTTCACTG cCAGTGTGAAAGTGGGGATAGTGAATGGAGATAAACTATGGCCTTCGCACTCCAGACCTTACATGGTCTCTGTTCAGAAAAAAGGGAAACATGTCTGTAGTGGATTTCTCATCTCTGATCAGTTTGCCATGACTGCTGCACACTGCAAAAC CAAAGGGAAATTGACAGTTGTGGCAGGTACAGATAACTTAATAAGGAGAAAGGAGCATGTCCGCATACGTGTTATGTCCTATTATAAGCATAAGCCAGATCTTATGGTTTTGGAG CTGAATGAAAGagttaaactaaataaaaagatCAAGACAATCCCCATACCAACGGGACAAGAGAAGATCAAAGTGGGTACTATGTGCAGTGTTGCAGGCTGGGGAGAATTAACACATTACGGTCCTATACGTCTAAACCTCCAGGAGGCAAATGTAATGATTATGAGTGATGAAGTCTGTCAACGTCAATGGGGCAAGAAGTACAACGCTTCAcagatgat ggGGATACAGGAAGTCCTTTGGTTTGTGGCAACACTGCAGTGA
- the LOC130548942 gene encoding complement factor D-like isoform X1 yields the protein MIIISLLLLGSLLPHLSFTASVKVGIVNGDKLWPSHSRPYMVSVQKKGKHVCSGFLISDQFAMTAAHCKTKGKLTVVAGTDNLIRRKEHVRIRVMSYYKHKPDLMVLELNERVKLNKKIKTIPIPTGQEKIKVGTMCSVAGWGELTHYGPIRLNLQEANVMIMSDEVCQRQWGKKYNASQMMCVYGEGSSCPGDTGSPLVCGNTAVSVSYFSSENNCNDPNQYNVYLKMSAFLPWIRKMTSNSN from the exons ATGATCATCATCTCTCTGCTCCTGTTGGGCTCTCTCCTGCCACACCTGAGCTTCACTG cCAGTGTGAAAGTGGGGATAGTGAATGGAGATAAACTATGGCCTTCGCACTCCAGACCTTACATGGTCTCTGTTCAGAAAAAAGGGAAACATGTCTGTAGTGGATTTCTCATCTCTGATCAGTTTGCCATGACTGCTGCACACTGCAAAAC CAAAGGGAAATTGACAGTTGTGGCAGGTACAGATAACTTAATAAGGAGAAAGGAGCATGTCCGCATACGTGTTATGTCCTATTATAAGCATAAGCCAGATCTTATGGTTTTGGAG CTGAATGAAAGagttaaactaaataaaaagatCAAGACAATCCCCATACCAACGGGACAAGAGAAGATCAAAGTGGGTACTATGTGCAGTGTTGCAGGCTGGGGAGAATTAACACATTACGGTCCTATACGTCTAAACCTCCAGGAGGCAAATGTAATGATTATGAGTGATGAAGTCTGTCAACGTCAATGGGGCAAGAAGTACAACGCTTCAcagatgatgtgtgtgtatggtgAAGGAAGCTCCTGTCCT ggGGATACAGGAAGTCCTTTGGTTTGTGGCAACACTGCAGTGAGTGTATCATACTTCAGTAGCGAAAATAACTGCAATGACCCTAATcaatataatgtttatttaaaaatgtctgcATTTCTTCCATGGATCAGGAAGATGACTAGCAATTCTAATTGA
- the LOC130548273 gene encoding cathepsin G-like has translation MIIISLLLLDSLLPHLSFTASVNVGIVNGRDARPHSRPYMVSIQNNGRHVCGGFLISDQFVMTAAHCKTGGNLEVLAGVHDLTRKDWTIRISVKSYHEQADLMILELNRRVQLNVIINPIPIPTRPDIRVDINCSVAGWGQLTPYGPTGLTLQEANVTIMSDGDCQVQWGQLYSDAQMCVHGYGGTCQGDSGGPLVCGNTAVGVTSFGSNLYCNDPDKFNVYTKISAFIPWIQKITN, from the exons atgaTCATCATCTCTCTGCTCCTGTTGGACTCTCTGCTGCCACACCTGAGCTTTACTG ccagTGTGAATGTGGGGATAGTGAATGGACGTGATGCACGACCTCACTCCAGACCTTACATGGTTTCTATTCAGAATAATGGGAGACATGTCTGTGGAGGATTCCTCATCTCTGATCAGTTTGTCATGACTGCTGCACATTGCAAAAC AGGTGGGAATCTGGAAGTTTTGGCAGGTGTACATGACTTAACAAGGAAAGATTGGACTATCCGCATTAGTGTGAAGTCCTATCATGAGCAGGCTGATCTCATGATTTTAGAG CTGAATAGAAGAGTTCAACTAAATGTCATCATCAATCCAATTCCCATACCAACAAGACCAGACATCAGAGTGGATATTAACTGCAGCGTTGCAGGCTGGGGACAATTGACACCTTATGGTCCTACAGGTCTAACCCTCCAGGAAGCAAATGTGACAATTATGAGTGATGGAGACTGTCAAGTTCAATGGGGCCAGCTGTACAGCGATGCACAGATGTGTGTACATGGCTATGGAGGAACCTGCCAA gGGGATTCAGGAGGTCCTTTGGTTTGTGGCAACACTGCAGTGGGTGTAACATCTTTCGGTAGCAATTTGTACTGCAATGATCCTGATAAATTTAATGTTTATACTAAAATTTCTGCATTTATTCCATGGATCCAGAAGATAACTAATtga